The Xenopus laevis strain J_2021 chromosome 7S, Xenopus_laevis_v10.1, whole genome shotgun sequence genome includes a window with the following:
- the hp1bp3.S gene encoding heterochromatin protein 1-binding protein 3 isoform X3, translating to MELQRCELLTTGPSDITMPIRRAVNSSTQESPPKNRPAESEEKADASSEESASIGEEQETPPATSSETEQPKEAEPEEEKKGDGPITEETKKEEEKEQSKEKEKKVKKTIPSWATLSASQRARAQKQTYVSSSSRPKMDAILTEAIKACFQKGGASVVAMRKYIISKYPSLELERRGYLLKQALKRELERGIIRQVKGKGASGSFVVVQNSGKSTAKSRDKKRSSAPAGDQPSVKLEDILPLAFTRVCEPKEASYSLIKKYLSQHYPKLKVDIRPQLLKNALQRAVEKGQLEQITGKGASGTFQLKRAGDKPLLVGGAFEDAILAAITAMNEPKTCSTTAIKKYVLENHPGVNSSFQVHLLKRTLQKCEKNGWLEQISGKGFSGTYQLCFPYYPSPYVLFPEKPQEKEEESEDEESDDDEEEEESEEEESEEEEPPPKRRMQKKKAPPKSRARAPPPKKRAPPSRGKAKSVPKKAPPPPPPKSKKGKAAPAPPPPPAAKKPVRRPPKKPAAAKKPVKPAAKGKSSQRKSLRVRK from the exons CAGGTCCCAGTGATATCACCATGCCCATACGTCGTGCAGTCAACTCGTCCACCCAAGAGTCTCCTCCCAAGAATCGCCCGGCTGAGAGCGAGGAGAAAGCAG ATGCCAGCTCCGAGGAATCGGCTTCTATTGGGGAAGAGCAGGAGACCCCCCCAGCCACTTCCAGCGAGACGGAGCAGCCCAAGGAGGCGGAGCCTGAGGAGGAGAAGAAGGGAGATGGACCGATAACCGAGGAGACCAAAAAGGA ggAAGAGAAGGAACAGTcgaaggagaaagaaaagaaagtgaaGAAGACGATCCCGTCTTGGGCGACTCTCTCTGCCAGTCAGAGGGCTCGGGCCCAGAAACAAACTtacgtgtcttcttcctcccgcCCCAAGATGGACGCCATCCTGACCGAGGCAATTAAG gcctgTTTCCAGAAGGGCGGTGCGTCGGTGGTGGCCATGCGCAAGTACATCATCAGTAAGTACCCCTCCCTGGAGCTGGAGCGCAGGGGCTATCTGCTCAAACAGGCGCTCAAGCGGGAACTGGAGAGAGGAATTATCCGCCAG GTGAAAGGGAAAGGTGCGTCTGGCAGTTTTGTGGTGGTTCAGAATTCTGGCAAATCCACTGCCAAGTCCCGAGACAAGAAG AGAAGCAGCGCCCCCGCCGGGGACCAGCCCAGTGTCAAACTGGAGGATATCTTGCCCCTGGCATTTACCCGCGTCTGTGAGCCCAAGGAGGCCTCGTACAGTCTCATCAAGAAGTACCTGTCCCAGCACTACCCCAAACTCAAGGTGGATATCAG ACCTCAGCTGCTGAAGAACGCCTTGCAGAGAGCTGTAGAGAAAGGGCAACTGGAGCAGATCACTGGCAAAGGAGCTTCTGGCACATTCCAG CTGAAGCGGGCAGGAGACAAGCCTCTTCTGGTGGGTGGAGCCTTTGAGGATGCCATACTGGCCGCCATTACCGCCATGAACGAGCCCAAGACTTGCTCAACCACCGCCATCAAAAAGTATGTCCTGGAGAACCACCCAGGGGTTAACTCCAGCTTCCAGG TGCATCTGCTGAAGAGGACGCTGCAGAAATGCGAGAAGAACGGTTGGTTGGAGCAAATCTCCGGGAAGGGTTTCAGTGGGACCTACCAGCTCTGCTTCCCATATTACCCAAG CCCCTACGTGCTGTTCCCTGAGAAGCCccaggagaaggaggaggagtcTGAGGACGAGGAGtctgatgatgatgaggaggaggaggagtctgAAGAGGAAGAATCAGAGGAAGAGGAACCCCCTCCAAAACGGAG GATGCAGAAGAAGAAAGCGCCTCCCAAATCCAGGGCAAGAGCCCCCCCACCCAAGAAGAGAGCCCCCCCATCACGAGGGAAGGCAAAAAGTGTTCCGAAAAAagcccccccaccccctcctccAAAATCCAAGAAGGGAAAGGCTGCCccggctcctcctcctcctcctgccgcCAAAAAGCCCGTCCGTCGCCCCCCCAAGAAACCCGCGGCAGCGAAGAAACCCGTGAAACCAGCGGCAAAGGGCAAGTCGAGCCAGAGGAAGTCGCTGCGCGTGCGGAAGTGA
- the hp1bp3.S gene encoding heterochromatin protein 1-binding protein 3 isoform X4: MELQRCELLTSPSDITMPIRRAVNSSTQESPPKNRPAESEEKADASSEESASIGEEQETPPATSSETEQPKEAEPEEEKKGDGPITEETKKEEEKEQSKEKEKKVKKTIPSWATLSASQRARAQKQTYVSSSSRPKMDAILTEAIKACFQKGGASVVAMRKYIISKYPSLELERRGYLLKQALKRELERGIIRQVKGKGASGSFVVVQNSGKSTAKSRDKKRSSAPAGDQPSVKLEDILPLAFTRVCEPKEASYSLIKKYLSQHYPKLKVDIRPQLLKNALQRAVEKGQLEQITGKGASGTFQLKRAGDKPLLVGGAFEDAILAAITAMNEPKTCSTTAIKKYVLENHPGVNSSFQVHLLKRTLQKCEKNGWLEQISGKGFSGTYQLCFPYYPSPYVLFPEKPQEKEEESEDEESDDDEEEEESEEEESEEEEPPPKRRMQKKKAPPKSRARAPPPKKRAPPSRGKAKSVPKKAPPPPPPKSKKGKAAPAPPPPPAAKKPVRRPPKKPAAAKKPVKPAAKGKSSQRKSLRVRK, encoded by the exons GTCCCAGTGATATCACCATGCCCATACGTCGTGCAGTCAACTCGTCCACCCAAGAGTCTCCTCCCAAGAATCGCCCGGCTGAGAGCGAGGAGAAAGCAG ATGCCAGCTCCGAGGAATCGGCTTCTATTGGGGAAGAGCAGGAGACCCCCCCAGCCACTTCCAGCGAGACGGAGCAGCCCAAGGAGGCGGAGCCTGAGGAGGAGAAGAAGGGAGATGGACCGATAACCGAGGAGACCAAAAAGGA ggAAGAGAAGGAACAGTcgaaggagaaagaaaagaaagtgaaGAAGACGATCCCGTCTTGGGCGACTCTCTCTGCCAGTCAGAGGGCTCGGGCCCAGAAACAAACTtacgtgtcttcttcctcccgcCCCAAGATGGACGCCATCCTGACCGAGGCAATTAAG gcctgTTTCCAGAAGGGCGGTGCGTCGGTGGTGGCCATGCGCAAGTACATCATCAGTAAGTACCCCTCCCTGGAGCTGGAGCGCAGGGGCTATCTGCTCAAACAGGCGCTCAAGCGGGAACTGGAGAGAGGAATTATCCGCCAG GTGAAAGGGAAAGGTGCGTCTGGCAGTTTTGTGGTGGTTCAGAATTCTGGCAAATCCACTGCCAAGTCCCGAGACAAGAAG AGAAGCAGCGCCCCCGCCGGGGACCAGCCCAGTGTCAAACTGGAGGATATCTTGCCCCTGGCATTTACCCGCGTCTGTGAGCCCAAGGAGGCCTCGTACAGTCTCATCAAGAAGTACCTGTCCCAGCACTACCCCAAACTCAAGGTGGATATCAG ACCTCAGCTGCTGAAGAACGCCTTGCAGAGAGCTGTAGAGAAAGGGCAACTGGAGCAGATCACTGGCAAAGGAGCTTCTGGCACATTCCAG CTGAAGCGGGCAGGAGACAAGCCTCTTCTGGTGGGTGGAGCCTTTGAGGATGCCATACTGGCCGCCATTACCGCCATGAACGAGCCCAAGACTTGCTCAACCACCGCCATCAAAAAGTATGTCCTGGAGAACCACCCAGGGGTTAACTCCAGCTTCCAGG TGCATCTGCTGAAGAGGACGCTGCAGAAATGCGAGAAGAACGGTTGGTTGGAGCAAATCTCCGGGAAGGGTTTCAGTGGGACCTACCAGCTCTGCTTCCCATATTACCCAAG CCCCTACGTGCTGTTCCCTGAGAAGCCccaggagaaggaggaggagtcTGAGGACGAGGAGtctgatgatgatgaggaggaggaggagtctgAAGAGGAAGAATCAGAGGAAGAGGAACCCCCTCCAAAACGGAG GATGCAGAAGAAGAAAGCGCCTCCCAAATCCAGGGCAAGAGCCCCCCCACCCAAGAAGAGAGCCCCCCCATCACGAGGGAAGGCAAAAAGTGTTCCGAAAAAagcccccccaccccctcctccAAAATCCAAGAAGGGAAAGGCTGCCccggctcctcctcctcctcctgccgcCAAAAAGCCCGTCCGTCGCCCCCCCAAGAAACCCGCGGCAGCGAAGAAACCCGTGAAACCAGCGGCAAAGGGCAAGTCGAGCCAGAGGAAGTCGCTGCGCGTGCGGAAGTGA
- the hp1bp3.S gene encoding heterochromatin protein 1-binding protein 3 isoform X5 gives MPIRRAVNSSTQESPPKNRPAESEEKADASSEESASIGEEQETPPATSSETEQPKEAEPEEEKKGDGPITEETKKEEEKEQSKEKEKKVKKTIPSWATLSASQRARAQKQTYVSSSSRPKMDAILTEAIKACFQKGGASVVAMRKYIISKYPSLELERRGYLLKQALKRELERGIIRQVKGKGASGSFVVVQNSGKSTAKSRDKKRSSAPAGDQPSVKLEDILPLAFTRVCEPKEASYSLIKKYLSQHYPKLKVDIRPQLLKNALQRAVEKGQLEQITGKGASGTFQLKRAGDKPLLVGGAFEDAILAAITAMNEPKTCSTTAIKKYVLENHPGVNSSFQVHLLKRTLQKCEKNGWLEQISGKGFSGTYQLCFPYYPSPYVLFPEKPQEKEEESEDEESDDDEEEEESEEEESEEEEPPPKRRMQKKKAPPKSRARAPPPKKRAPPSRGKAKSVPKKAPPPPPPKSKKGKAAPAPPPPPAAKKPVRRPPKKPAAAKKPVKPAAKGKSSQRKSLRVRK, from the exons ATGCCCATACGTCGTGCAGTCAACTCGTCCACCCAAGAGTCTCCTCCCAAGAATCGCCCGGCTGAGAGCGAGGAGAAAGCAG ATGCCAGCTCCGAGGAATCGGCTTCTATTGGGGAAGAGCAGGAGACCCCCCCAGCCACTTCCAGCGAGACGGAGCAGCCCAAGGAGGCGGAGCCTGAGGAGGAGAAGAAGGGAGATGGACCGATAACCGAGGAGACCAAAAAGGA ggAAGAGAAGGAACAGTcgaaggagaaagaaaagaaagtgaaGAAGACGATCCCGTCTTGGGCGACTCTCTCTGCCAGTCAGAGGGCTCGGGCCCAGAAACAAACTtacgtgtcttcttcctcccgcCCCAAGATGGACGCCATCCTGACCGAGGCAATTAAG gcctgTTTCCAGAAGGGCGGTGCGTCGGTGGTGGCCATGCGCAAGTACATCATCAGTAAGTACCCCTCCCTGGAGCTGGAGCGCAGGGGCTATCTGCTCAAACAGGCGCTCAAGCGGGAACTGGAGAGAGGAATTATCCGCCAG GTGAAAGGGAAAGGTGCGTCTGGCAGTTTTGTGGTGGTTCAGAATTCTGGCAAATCCACTGCCAAGTCCCGAGACAAGAAG AGAAGCAGCGCCCCCGCCGGGGACCAGCCCAGTGTCAAACTGGAGGATATCTTGCCCCTGGCATTTACCCGCGTCTGTGAGCCCAAGGAGGCCTCGTACAGTCTCATCAAGAAGTACCTGTCCCAGCACTACCCCAAACTCAAGGTGGATATCAG ACCTCAGCTGCTGAAGAACGCCTTGCAGAGAGCTGTAGAGAAAGGGCAACTGGAGCAGATCACTGGCAAAGGAGCTTCTGGCACATTCCAG CTGAAGCGGGCAGGAGACAAGCCTCTTCTGGTGGGTGGAGCCTTTGAGGATGCCATACTGGCCGCCATTACCGCCATGAACGAGCCCAAGACTTGCTCAACCACCGCCATCAAAAAGTATGTCCTGGAGAACCACCCAGGGGTTAACTCCAGCTTCCAGG TGCATCTGCTGAAGAGGACGCTGCAGAAATGCGAGAAGAACGGTTGGTTGGAGCAAATCTCCGGGAAGGGTTTCAGTGGGACCTACCAGCTCTGCTTCCCATATTACCCAAG CCCCTACGTGCTGTTCCCTGAGAAGCCccaggagaaggaggaggagtcTGAGGACGAGGAGtctgatgatgatgaggaggaggaggagtctgAAGAGGAAGAATCAGAGGAAGAGGAACCCCCTCCAAAACGGAG GATGCAGAAGAAGAAAGCGCCTCCCAAATCCAGGGCAAGAGCCCCCCCACCCAAGAAGAGAGCCCCCCCATCACGAGGGAAGGCAAAAAGTGTTCCGAAAAAagcccccccaccccctcctccAAAATCCAAGAAGGGAAAGGCTGCCccggctcctcctcctcctcctgccgcCAAAAAGCCCGTCCGTCGCCCCCCCAAGAAACCCGCGGCAGCGAAGAAACCCGTGAAACCAGCGGCAAAGGGCAAGTCGAGCCAGAGGAAGTCGCTGCGCGTGCGGAAGTGA
- the LOC121396183 gene encoding alkaline phosphatase, tissue-nonspecific isozyme-like — translation MDVAIGVSGNMTSVEDTLTVVTADHSHVFTFGGYTHRGNSIFGLAPAPSDLDLKPFTSILYGNGPGYKLVNGQRENVSSVDFCKSLGLIYKHWANWPMGSNP, via the exons ATGGACGTCGCTATTGGAGTATCAGGGAACATGACGTCAGTAGAAGACACCCTCACAGTGGTCACCGCCGATCACTCCCACGTCTTCACCTTCGGAGGTTACACTCATCGAGGGAACTCAATCTTTG GTTTGGCTCCAGCTCCCAGTGACTTGGACCTAAAGCCTTTCACTTCCATCCTCTATGGGAACGGCCCAGGCTACAAACTGGTCAACGGCCAAAGGGAAAACGTCTCCAGTGTGGATTTTTgtaagtcactggggctcatttataaacactgggcaaattggcccatgggcagtaacccatag
- the LOC108703104 gene encoding serine/threonine-protein kinase N1-like, whose amino-acid sequence MSRNLMAHSCFCLIFSLKLEKAILEEAKREKNPFLVGLYASFQSRDHFCLAMDYCPGGDLKTYLNVSSFPKETAVFYSGCIVLGLQFLHERNIIHRDIKPPNILLDSDGYARIADFGMAKKTAGYDGTATTDCGTLPYMAPEIFRSRFYTKSVDWWALGILIYKMLLNKSCHLSGLDLDKAFPVKSGSSLIDMVRSQLLITT is encoded by the exons ATGAGTAGAAATTTaatggcacattcttgtttttgtttaatattcaGCCTGAAACTGGAGAAGGCCATTCTTGAAGAGGCTAAAAGAGAGAAGAACCCTTTCCTCGTTGGCCTATATGCCTCATTTCAGAGCAGAGACCATTTTTGCTTGGCAATGGATTACTGTCCCGGCGGTGATTTGAAAACTTATTTGAATGTCAGTTCCTTCCCAAAGGAGACAGCAGT ATTCTACTCAGGGTGTATAGTTTTAGGATTACAGTTCCTGCATGAAAGAAATATTATTCACCG AGATATAAAGCCACCGAATATCTTGCTGGACTCTGATGGTTATGCCAGAATCGCTGATTTTGGCATGGCAAAGAAAA CTGCGGGATATGATGGCACAGCTACTACTGATTGTGGAACTCTTCCCTATATGGCCCCTGAAATTTTCAGATCCCGTTTCTACACAAAATCTGTAGACTGGTGGGCACTAGGGATATTGATCTATAAAATGCTGCTCAACAAG agttgccacctgtctggattagACCTGGACAAGGCCTTCCCAGTCAAGTCAGGATCTtccttgattgacatggtgagaagccaattgctgatcaccaCATAA